In the genome of Oryzias melastigma strain HK-1 linkage group LG4, ASM292280v2, whole genome shotgun sequence, the window AGCTGGCATTTCTTCTGACAACTTCCCATCCCTCTCCTTGGGTGAAGAAGACTTGGTTCCGCTGTGATCCTTGTTTGCTTCCCTGATTTTCAACCTTGGATTGGTTTTATACCTTGGATTGGCATTATTCCTTTAGGTAAGACTGAATAATTTCCGGGATTGATGATGCTATGCAAAGCACGTTACAAACCTTTAATCTTCTTATGTGGATTTGTTCATTGATAACCACTGCTGtacatttaaaagcatttttctttgtgtttgatgtCACATTAATTTGCTTTTTCAGAGAACATACAAACTAACCAACATGACTCCAAACGGCTATTTGATCTTTGACGATGAGAGTTTCATGGACTCCACTGTGGCCAAAATGAATGCTCTGAGAAAGAGTGGTCAGTTCTGTGATGTTAGACTGCAGgtaggcttttatttattaggatataaagataaattatggatcatgtatgtttattttgattttattcctTTATCCAGGTGTGTGGCCATGAACTGATGGCTCACCGTGCTGTTCTGGCTTGCTGCAGTCCCTACTTGTTTGAGATCTTTAACAGTGACGTTGAGGCTCACGGACTCTCACATGTCACCTTTGAGGATTTGAACCCAGAGGCTGTGGAAATCTTGCTGAACTACGCATACACTGCCCAGTTAGTACATCACCTTTGGCCTTTAATTTTCTGCTTCTGTCTTAATTTCTTATCTGCACACCCCTGTCAACTTTATCTAAGCAGTCGTCACTTTGTTTAACTGCAGACTGAAAGCAGATAAGGACCTTGTCAAGGATGTATACTCTGCAGCCAAAAGGTTCAAGATGGAACGAGTCAAACAggtatttcaaatgtttgtgcttGGACATTCTCGATGGTTCGGACTTCATAAACAATTCAATGTAAATGTTTCTCCCTTCTCAGATTTGTGGAGACTACCTGCTGTCTAAAATGGATTCTCAGAACGCCATCTCCTTCCGGAACTTTGCCAGTTCCATGGGCGACAGCAGACTTGTGGCCAAGGTGGACACCTTCATCCAAGACCATTTACTGGACGTGTCCGAACAGGACGACTTTCTTAAACTTCCCCGTCTCAAGGTAAAGGCTAACATTTGTGAAGAAGTGTAGCAGTTGTCCTTTTTTAtggtggattttgttttttccaatatcattaaaaaaactctcGTAAACATCCTGTTTACAGTTAGAAGTAATGCTAGAAGACAACCTGACTCTACCCAGCAACGGCAAGCTTTACTCAAAGGTGCTCAACTGGGTGCAGCGATGCCTCTGGGAGAACGGAGAGCAACTGGAACAACTGATGGAGGAGGTCAGTACCAACGCTCGCAGCAGTCTCAACTCTCAGACCTATCTTTCTCTTTGCTGTGCCCTCCCCTCCCCCCGATTCCCTTGGTTTTTGACATCAACATGTCATTAAGGGGGCTAAAACAGAAATCGCATGCCAATGtcatgctgctgttttttttttttcgtctgatTTGAGGTTTTTGCAGTCAGACTCTGTATCCCTGATCTGTACTACAAATCAGAGGTGAGCAAATAAAAGAGCTGCTGGTGGCTCTttgttattatttgttttttatttggggTGAGGAAGACGGTTTTCTTCCGACtggttttttttctgagtgCATGGTTGGTTTACATACAACCCCATCTGAACATTACAGGGTTCGTCTCACCTGAAACTCACTCAAAAGGTCTGGCACTTGATTCTGATTTACCCACTGCCACTTTTCATATCTAAACAGGTGCACGTTTGTTCCTGCAGCACTAACAGGCGCTCCTCCCCGTTGATTTATCTCTCCTGTAGGTTTATTAGCAGCAGCAGGGGACCAGACTGTGGATCCAGGACTGAGCCACCAGGGTAAATGAGTCAAAGAGAAAGAGGGAGGAAAGAAGTACTACTGCCCTCTCAGCAGCTTCTCTTTGCAGCCAAGAACCACTGTGCCCCCGTCTGTCCTCTCCACACATACAAATGAACCtcatttcaacttaaaaaaaccaTCAACTTACAAACACGTTTAATTGGTTACCTTTCTGCACCATCCACTGTTAAGATAGCCTTGACAATAAATCAACGTTTTAGTAAAAGCTTTTTATAACTTCATCACATTGGTTCCTTAGATTAACACAGTTGGTTAGCTGGAGTCATGGTGACCACCTTGTACAGCTTTGGCTCTCAAGAATATTTTCCAGGCTTCAGAGGGAGCATGGAGGCCACTTGCAGCTCTTCGTTGAAGACCTTTTTTCTTGATGCAGCCTTTCAGTTTTCAATTTAAGGAGACGCCACTGGCAGACTGAGGAGCTCCTCCAGCTGAGATGCTGAATCTCACTGCAATAGAAGcactttttttggtctttttttgtctttttgacacGTATACATGTAAAAGGAAGCTTTCCAGGGTCCAAGTGTTTGTCCCATACCTCCCTTCCTCTTCACAGCCCTGCTACCCCCCTCTTCTTCTACCCTTATGCTGGGGTTATGAGTGCATTGCTATGGAGACAGCCACATGGGTGCGTTGTTCCTGTTTGTCTTCCAGGTGCAAACACTCTACTACTCACCTGATCATAAGCTGGTGGATGGAGGGCTGATGATTGAAGGGCACAGTGAGGTGTTTGGTGGCGAGGAGGACCACCTTCAGTTTGTGCAGGTACACAGCAGCTTGTGCCTGGCTTTGTTGAAGTGGTCGACCGCTTTCTGCTTGGCCGTGTGCAGTTACGTGTTGGCCATGAACTACATGAACTACAGCCTGCCGAGTTTGAAGTTTCCCCTTGATTGAATAGCCAGTTTTTCCATTCTTTTTGATGGTCGTTGGAGAGTCATTGACCTTGTCATTGAAAGTCAAGGTCAGGCatacaaaaaacacagaaggaaGAACAATCAgatgctgttttcatttcatattGATTACTATTCAATTACATGTAGCctcatttatttgaaaagtcAGTACATTTTCATGGCTTCgcatttttttgtatctgttAGATTATTTgaagcagataaaaataattaaatgcttGTGGATCTGCTGGTATGGTCCAAACGTGCAGTTTCTACTGTAAAAGTGAAGCTAAATTTGAACCTCCAGAACGGATAGCAGTATAATAGCTAACGTCTGGGCTATGATTGCTCGGCACTGGCTAGTTGGCGCTGTGGCGAAAGCTGGTTTTCTGTAGCTGCATTGTACTCTTGCAGAAGAAACCAATACGGGAGAGTGCCCAGAGACAACTGAGCTGCAGCTCGTCAGGAAGCCTATCACCCTCAAACCAAGCAGCAAATTCCTCAAAACTATCTGGTAGAAGAGATTGGAAGTACATTGCCTCTGAGAAGACCACAAGTAAGTGGCTCCAGATAACGCATCAAAATCTGCAACGTCAACGTGAATGATCTCATCTTGAAAATGAAACCTCCCCAGAAAACAACTACCTGTGTCTGGCGGTGCTGGACGGAGTGTTGTGTGTGATCTTCCTGCACGGCCGCAGCAGCCCCCAGACGTCTCCCTCTGCTACCCCCTGCCTGATGAAAAGTCTCAGCTTTGAGGTTCAGCCCGAGGAATCAGAAGAGCACCCGCTGTCCCCCATGCACTACGCCCGCTCCGGCCTGGGCACCGCCGCTCTGAACGGAAAGCTGATCGCAGCAGGTTGGTGACAAGCTGCACTAAAGCAGTGAAATGTTTCAAGGATGCAAATTAAATCCAACTGTCTGATTCTGCAGGAGGTTACAACAGAGAAGAGTGTCTGAGGACTGTGGAGTGCTATGACCCAACAGAGGACCGCTGGACATTCATCGCACCCATGCGGACTCCAAGGGCTCGATTCCAGATGGCTGCGCTCATGGTAAGACTGTAGTTTGTCTTTATCTTAcctaaaaagtaatatttgttgTCTTATAAATTGCAAAtcacaacatttttgaaatgtcgGTAGTTTCTAGTAATTATATTTCTAGTAATTATTGAAACTGTTTGCCACACAGGGTCAGCTGTTTGTAGTTGGAGGGTCGAATGGGCATTCGGATGAGCTGAACTCCGGGGAGACATACGATCCGCGTACTGACGAGTGGATTCAAGTGCCAGAGTTGAGGACCAACCGCTGCAACGCAGGTTAGTTCACTGCTCACACACTAAACTATGACTTAAGGTAGGAGTACCGTCCTCATTGGGTTGTTACTACCTTTATCTCTAAAGGTGTCTGCGCCTTGAACAACAAACTTTATGTTGTGGGAGGATCAGACCCCTGCGGGCAGAAGGGCCTAAAAAACTGTGACGCTTTTGATCCTGTGAACAAAACCTGGTCCAATTGCGCCTCCCTTAACATCAGTAAGTGTCTCTTAAAGAGATCTCATAAAACAagtgaataaaatacaaaatatgtggtataaaacatgtttttgctttcaggGAGGCACCAGGCTGCAGTGTGCGGGTTGGATGGCTTCATGTATGCTATCGGAGGAGCAGAGTCTTGGAACTGCCTGAACACTGTGGAACGCTATAACCCTGACAACAACACCTGGACTCTGGTGGCTCCCATGAATGTGGCTCGGAGGGGGGCTGCTGTTGCTGTTCATGCAGGTGAGTCCACCAGCGGTCCACAGAGCCGCACGCCGGCCACGAGAAAAGCCAGTAAGTTCACCTCCTGACAACTCCTTTCACAGGCAAACTTTTCGTTGTTGGCGGCTTTGACGGCTCCCACGCGCTCCGCTGTGTGGAGGTGTACGACCCCAGCCGCAACGAGTGGAAAATGCTGGGCAGCATGACGTCATCACGCAGCAACGCAGGCGTGGCCGTGCTGGACGAGTCAATCTACGCCGTGGGGGGTTTTGACGGCAACGACTTCCTCAACACGGTGGAGGTGTACAACCTTGAGATGGACAAGTGGAACGACTGCGCAAAATCCCCGTCGCTGAACGAAGAGGACGGGGAGGATTATGGGTTCTAGAGTTTCACAGCGCTTCACaattctttttcaaactaacAGGCTTAGTGACGTAATCGTGTTTCGTGTCATGTTTGTATGAACGGGTatgagttgtgtgtgtgtgtgcgcgtgtggGGGGGAGGGGTATTCAGGAGAGGGTCTTCAGTGAAGACTAGCTTCATCTCAGCAGGTTGGGAAGGGGTCAAGAGGGCCGTTGCCCATAGCAACATGGCGCCTCGCCTCTTTTTTTGTGCTGTAAATAtagtttctcttttcttcttttgtcaaCTGCCAACATTTATAACACATTtagtgcttttctttttctcttgaaGTTAAAGTTAGTCACTTGGAGGATTTCTCAGATGAGCTTTCTACTATTGGCCACTCAATGAATTAGTAGTATAGCGTGTTTGAGTTCTGAAAGATTCTTCTTAAATTATGGTGTTGTGGAAATGTAATTCTGCTCACAGATTTTAGAGGTCATCAGTTTTTAAGCCTTACTTAGATGTGTGAGCAAATAAACACCAGTCACAgctttttgtgtcattttaaacaaactgGATTGCTTTTTGAATCTTCAAGGATggcctttttttatatttttatacactGCTGATTTACCACTTAAAAATAGTAGTAGCAAGACAGCTCAAGTCAGTGAATCTAACCAGTgccaggtttttctttttttttttgtgcacgcACCAGATACGCACAACCATGCTTCtgctatttaaagttttaatgcaaatttcttaTTTGGTGTAAGTAGAGAGGCTGTTTACTGAAGATCcttcctcttttgttttataGTGTCAGGCATTGGCAGATTCTTCTAGAGTGAGAAACTTCACATTTGTAACATTTCTtaattaataaatcatttaaactcAATTCTGTGTTGAGTCTTTAATTTTTAAGCGCTCTAAATTATTTGAAACTGCTCAGAAATAACCTGTGTCGTAATGGTTTTTATTGGTCTAAAGAAATTGGGGTGGGTTTGTGCACGCCTTAAGTCCTCTGTAGGTTAAGCACATGCTGCAAACCCCTAAATAGATTACTAGCTGCTGATTTAGTGACACTAA includes:
- the ivns1abpa gene encoding influenza virus NS1A-binding protein homolog A, giving the protein MTPNGYLIFDDESFMDSTVAKMNALRKSGQFCDVRLQVCGHELMAHRAVLACCSPYLFEIFNSDVEAHGLSHVTFEDLNPEAVEILLNYAYTAQLKADKDLVKDVYSAAKRFKMERVKQICGDYLLSKMDSQNAISFRNFASSMGDSRLVAKVDTFIQDHLLDVSEQDDFLKLPRLKLEVMLEDNLTLPSNGKLYSKVLNWVQRCLWENGEQLEQLMEEVQTLYYSPDHKLVDGGLMIEGHSEVFGGEEDHLQFVQKKPIRESAQRQLSCSSSGSLSPSNQAANSSKLSGRRDWKYIASEKTTKNNYLCLAVLDGVLCVIFLHGRSSPQTSPSATPCLMKSLSFEVQPEESEEHPLSPMHYARSGLGTAALNGKLIAAGGYNREECLRTVECYDPTEDRWTFIAPMRTPRARFQMAALMGQLFVVGGSNGHSDELNSGETYDPRTDEWIQVPELRTNRCNAGVCALNNKLYVVGGSDPCGQKGLKNCDAFDPVNKTWSNCASLNIRRHQAAVCGLDGFMYAIGGAESWNCLNTVERYNPDNNTWTLVAPMNVARRGAAVAVHAGKLFVVGGFDGSHALRCVEVYDPSRNEWKMLGSMTSSRSNAGVAVLDESIYAVGGFDGNDFLNTVEVYNLEMDKWNDCAKSPSLNEEDGEDYGF